A single window of Cytobacillus dafuensis DNA harbors:
- a CDS encoding DASS family sodium-coupled anion symporter, which translates to MEKKKLISICLAFAVFFIIILLPNPESLPIAGQRALAILALAVILWVTEAVSYPVSAAIIVVLITVCIGLSPTIEDPSVTYTSQGALKLAFGGFSSSAVGLVAGALFIAAAMEITGLHKRLALFIMSKVGTKTSSLVFGTILVSIILALFVPSATARAGTIIPILMGIVAAFSLPKTSRLAALLIITAVQSISIWNIGIKTAAAQNMVGLGFMEQAFGSNITWGQWFIYAAPWSIIMSIFLFFIMNKLIKPEIGELEGGKEIISAQLKELGKISTKELRLIIISLVLLVLWATEGILHPFDSTTVTIAAVAYMLFPGIGIFSWKEVESKIPWGTIIVFAIGISLGTVLLQTQGASWLSENTLEAVGLTSMPLIFIIMILTLFNILIHLGFASATSLASAFIPIVIALVASMEPTSFNGPGLVLIQQFAISFGFLLPVSAPQNMLAYGTGAFTTKDLLKSGIPITIVGYALIVIFSLTYWQWVGLL; encoded by the coding sequence TTGGAAAAGAAAAAATTGATATCTATTTGCCTCGCATTTGCAGTATTTTTTATTATCATATTGCTTCCAAATCCTGAAAGTCTTCCGATTGCAGGACAAAGGGCACTAGCAATTTTAGCTTTAGCAGTCATTCTTTGGGTGACTGAAGCGGTGTCGTACCCAGTAAGTGCTGCCATTATCGTTGTACTCATTACGGTTTGTATAGGACTTTCACCAACGATCGAGGATCCATCCGTCACTTATACTAGTCAAGGTGCATTAAAACTAGCGTTTGGCGGATTTAGCTCTTCGGCTGTCGGACTTGTGGCAGGAGCATTATTCATCGCTGCAGCCATGGAAATAACAGGTTTGCATAAACGTCTGGCCCTATTCATTATGTCAAAAGTAGGGACAAAAACGAGCAGTTTAGTTTTTGGAACAATTTTAGTTAGTATCATTCTTGCTTTGTTCGTACCAAGTGCAACAGCACGTGCAGGAACAATCATTCCGATTCTAATGGGAATTGTAGCAGCTTTCAGTCTTCCAAAAACAAGTAGATTGGCAGCTTTACTTATCATAACAGCCGTTCAATCCATTTCTATCTGGAACATTGGTATTAAAACGGCAGCTGCGCAAAACATGGTTGGCTTAGGTTTTATGGAACAAGCATTTGGTTCTAATATTACATGGGGACAATGGTTTATATACGCAGCACCTTGGTCCATCATCATGTCCATTTTCTTATTCTTTATTATGAACAAGCTCATTAAGCCTGAAATTGGAGAATTAGAAGGCGGAAAAGAAATTATCAGTGCTCAATTAAAGGAATTAGGTAAGATTTCAACAAAAGAATTACGATTAATCATTATTTCACTCGTACTATTAGTCCTTTGGGCAACAGAAGGAATCCTACATCCATTTGATTCTACTACTGTTACCATTGCGGCAGTTGCTTATATGCTTTTCCCTGGTATTGGAATTTTTTCTTGGAAAGAAGTTGAAAGTAAAATTCCGTGGGGAACGATTATCGTATTTGCAATCGGAATTTCGTTAGGAACTGTATTATTACAAACTCAAGGTGCATCATGGTTGTCAGAAAATACATTAGAAGCTGTTGGATTAACCAGTATGCCACTTATTTTTATCATCATGATTCTAACTTTATTTAACATTTTAATCCATTTAGGTTTTGCTAGTGCAACAAGCTTAGCTTCAGCTTTTATTCCAATTGTTATTGCACTCGTGGCATCAATGGAACCAACGTCCTTTAATGGACCAGGGCTTGTGTTAATTCAACAATTTGCTATTAGCTTTGGATTTTTATTACCAGTAAGTGCACCACAAAATATGCTTGCATATGGAACAGGTGCCTTTACAACAAAAGACCTTTTGAAATCAGGTATTCCAATTACTATCGTAGGTTATGCCTTAATTGTCATTTTCAGTTTAACGTACTGGCAATGGGTAGGTTTGCTCTAA
- a CDS encoding Ger(x)C family spore germination protein, which produces MKRIYLLSIFIFVLLLMTGCWDQDLLKDARLIYGGGVDLEPNGKILSTYVIRDVPVSEQQSPKNELIFTVGSTPRETRHRADERISRNLRAYRNRIIVIGEEMAKQDIHQLLDIFYRDPKSAFNARIGVAKGRAEDIFSLKKVGNVLIEEEIDELIKSKEQTTTVPKVTVETIFPVMMDPGEDFVLPYIMENGKRVDVSHSAMFHKYQFTGILSQDESTMYLLLKDKKGKSATFTQKISSEKDQKKVYNFMTFNVEKSKRKRKVLIQPDGQITVRLDLKWKVSVLEYPNDLLNDKKTVARLNKLLSKEMTDLANKTLKKMQKARCDGLGIGRQLIAFHPDTWKKQKEDWGSNYQKVHFVPKIQVEIIKKGIIN; this is translated from the coding sequence GTGAAAAGAATTTACTTATTAAGTATTTTTATTTTTGTTCTCCTATTGATGACTGGATGTTGGGATCAAGATCTTTTAAAGGATGCTCGTTTGATTTATGGAGGAGGGGTTGATCTCGAGCCGAATGGAAAGATTCTATCCACCTATGTCATAAGGGACGTACCTGTTTCCGAACAACAGAGCCCTAAAAACGAGTTGATATTCACGGTTGGCAGTACGCCAAGGGAAACCCGCCATAGAGCGGATGAGAGGATATCCCGAAATCTTCGTGCGTACAGAAATCGGATCATTGTTATTGGAGAGGAGATGGCAAAACAAGATATTCATCAGCTCCTCGATATTTTTTACCGCGATCCTAAAAGCGCTTTCAATGCTAGGATTGGAGTAGCGAAAGGGAGAGCGGAAGACATATTTTCCCTTAAAAAAGTAGGGAATGTCTTAATTGAAGAAGAAATTGATGAATTAATCAAGAGCAAAGAACAAACTACAACCGTTCCTAAGGTAACCGTTGAAACGATTTTCCCTGTGATGATGGACCCCGGAGAAGATTTTGTTCTTCCATACATCATGGAAAATGGGAAACGAGTGGACGTTTCGCATAGTGCCATGTTTCATAAATATCAATTTACAGGGATACTAAGCCAGGATGAATCTACTATGTATTTACTTTTAAAAGATAAAAAAGGGAAATCGGCGACCTTCACCCAAAAAATAAGTTCCGAGAAGGATCAAAAAAAAGTCTATAATTTTATGACCTTTAATGTAGAAAAATCAAAGCGAAAGAGGAAAGTGTTGATTCAACCAGACGGTCAAATTACGGTTAGGCTGGATCTAAAATGGAAGGTGAGTGTCCTTGAATATCCTAACGATCTCTTAAATGATAAAAAAACAGTTGCCCGATTAAACAAGCTTCTATCCAAAGAGATGACGGATTTAGCAAATAAAACGCTAAAAAAAATGCAAAAAGCCCGCTGCGACGGATTAGGTATCGGCAGACAACTCATTGCGTTCCATCCCGATACTTGGAAGAAGCAAAAGGAAGACTGGGGAAGCAACTATCAAAAGGTGCATTTTGTTCCAAAGATTCAGGTAGAAATTATAAAGAAAGGGATTATAAACTAA
- a CDS encoding 2-hydroxyacid dehydrogenase — protein sequence MTLKVACYGVRENEVPFFNQLNKYHFELVLIEDLLRHDNIDTAIGMDAVLLRGNCIADEENILKLKEYGVKYLFTRTVGYNHIDLQAAADYDMYVARVPSYSPNAIAELSLTLAMSLLRHTTYTTTKTANKDFTVDKAMFSKEIRNCKVGIIGTGKIGLTEAKLFKGLGAEVLGYDLFQSDAAKQTVTFMDLDDLLKESDIVSIHVPYIPGENEKMVNAEFISKMKDGAILINTARGELQDNEAILKAIQSRKLEGFATDVFANEEKIFFQKFDNTTKSLDPTVQALLELYPRVLVTPHMGSNTDEALTNMIETSFENLHDIITKGHTANAVPLPKKRDLVTKG from the coding sequence ATGACATTAAAAGTAGCTTGTTACGGAGTTAGGGAAAATGAGGTACCGTTTTTTAATCAATTAAATAAGTATCATTTTGAGCTAGTCTTGATTGAAGATTTACTTAGACATGACAATATAGATACTGCTATCGGGATGGATGCTGTTTTATTAAGAGGAAATTGCATAGCAGATGAGGAAAACATTCTAAAATTAAAAGAATACGGTGTAAAATATTTGTTCACACGTACGGTTGGCTATAATCATATTGATTTGCAAGCAGCAGCAGATTACGACATGTATGTTGCAAGGGTTCCTTCTTACTCTCCAAATGCCATTGCAGAGCTATCATTAACTCTTGCCATGTCATTATTAAGACATACTACCTATACGACAACAAAAACAGCGAATAAAGATTTCACAGTAGATAAAGCTATGTTTAGCAAGGAAATCAGAAACTGTAAAGTTGGTATTATTGGAACTGGTAAAATTGGGTTAACGGAAGCGAAACTTTTTAAAGGACTTGGTGCTGAAGTTCTTGGATATGATTTATTCCAAAGCGATGCAGCGAAACAAACGGTTACCTTTATGGATTTGGACGATTTATTAAAAGAAAGTGATATCGTAAGTATTCATGTACCTTATATTCCGGGAGAAAATGAAAAGATGGTCAATGCTGAATTCATTTCAAAAATGAAGGATGGAGCCATTCTCATTAACACTGCTCGGGGTGAACTTCAAGATAATGAAGCCATTCTGAAAGCCATTCAATCTCGTAAACTAGAAGGCTTTGCAACAGATGTATTTGCGAATGAAGAAAAAATATTCTTCCAAAAATTTGACAATACAACAAAAAGCTTAGATCCAACTGTACAGGCACTGCTGGAATTATACCCTCGTGTCCTAGTGACACCTCATATGGGATCGAATACAGATGAAGCACTTACCAATATGATTGAAACAAGCTTTGAAAACCTACATGATATTATCACAAAAGGGCACACAGCCAATGCTGTCCCTTTACCAAAAAAACGAGATCTTGTTACTAAGGGCTGA
- a CDS encoding response regulator: MIKVIIVEDDPMVAMINQQFIERFEGFHIVATVGSIGELWNVINEDIPDLILLDVYLPGETGIDFLQSVRQKQLSIPIIMITAAHDIPTIKKALEYGVIDFLIKPFSYERFELAIENFLQYHSLTTKLEKTDQDTLDQILIKERGPSCLHPAGNELHSTLPKGLSKLTLKKILHVVVDQKGYFSTEDIAKTVDLSRISTKKYLQYLNEIGYLSEELKYLAVGRPIMVFHIVPEKEHLIMSFK, encoded by the coding sequence ATGATTAAAGTTATCATAGTTGAAGATGACCCTATGGTTGCAATGATCAATCAGCAATTTATTGAGCGGTTTGAAGGATTTCATATTGTGGCTACTGTCGGCAGTATTGGGGAGCTATGGAATGTCATTAATGAGGATATTCCTGATTTAATCTTACTGGATGTCTATTTACCAGGAGAAACGGGGATTGATTTTTTACAATCAGTACGTCAAAAACAGCTTTCAATACCCATTATTATGATTACAGCCGCTCACGACATACCAACCATTAAGAAAGCGCTAGAGTATGGTGTGATTGATTTCTTAATTAAACCCTTTTCATATGAAAGATTTGAACTAGCCATAGAGAATTTTCTCCAATACCACTCACTAACTACTAAGTTAGAAAAAACGGATCAGGATACGTTAGATCAAATATTAATAAAAGAGAGAGGTCCTTCATGTTTACATCCTGCCGGAAATGAATTGCATTCAACATTGCCTAAAGGATTATCAAAACTAACCTTAAAAAAAATTCTTCATGTGGTAGTGGATCAAAAGGGGTATTTTTCAACAGAGGATATTGCGAAAACCGTTGATTTATCACGTATTTCAACCAAAAAGTACTTGCAGTATTTAAATGAGATTGGTTATTTAAGTGAAGAATTAAAGTATTTAGCAGTTGGACGACCGATTATGGTATTTCATATCGTTCCTGAGAAAGAGCATTTAATCATGTCTTTTAAATAA
- a CDS encoding GerAB/ArcD/ProY family transporter — MMILKKSKITQGQLMFFVIQSQVGVGILSLPNKLQATAKGGAWISSLIAGLAVQVIILILWALCKRFPSDTIYSFLPKITGKFLGKLLGFAYIVYFLFSVSTVLAFFADVVGRWVLQTTPRWALLILTLFTCAYLVKENLRVIARLFVISSFTIIVIVILSLFGYAHANITYVFPIMEAGWGEIIKASNAALFPLVGYEVILVIYPFVEGKSSGKLKAASLGSLVISLLYTFEVFTSLIIFSPEVMPAISEPLLYMLKGFSFQIIQRIDLIFLSLWIFIVSTAIVSWLYMATAGLGHFFHRGEHKKAVPYVVFIVFILAMIAQDPAITDLYDRMIKILHYTFVVGLPLILLIFSYLLRKKEAQAR; from the coding sequence ATGATGATCCTGAAAAAGAGTAAAATTACTCAGGGTCAGCTCATGTTTTTTGTTATACAGTCTCAAGTGGGGGTTGGAATCTTATCCCTTCCGAATAAATTGCAGGCAACTGCTAAAGGAGGAGCGTGGATCTCTAGCTTAATTGCCGGATTGGCCGTACAAGTGATTATTTTGATTCTTTGGGCTCTTTGCAAACGGTTTCCTTCTGATACGATATACAGTTTCTTGCCGAAAATCACTGGAAAGTTTCTTGGAAAGCTGCTTGGTTTTGCTTATATTGTCTATTTTCTGTTTTCTGTTAGTACGGTCTTAGCCTTTTTTGCTGATGTCGTTGGAAGGTGGGTGCTGCAAACAACACCAAGATGGGCATTATTAATTCTTACTCTTTTCACCTGTGCATATTTGGTTAAAGAAAACCTTCGAGTAATTGCCAGGCTTTTTGTCATATCTTCATTTACGATCATAGTAATCGTGATATTATCCTTGTTCGGTTATGCCCATGCAAATATTACATATGTATTTCCTATCATGGAAGCTGGGTGGGGGGAGATCATCAAAGCTTCGAATGCAGCATTGTTTCCTTTAGTCGGGTACGAAGTCATATTAGTCATTTATCCTTTTGTTGAAGGGAAAAGCAGTGGGAAATTAAAGGCAGCATCTTTAGGGAGTTTGGTGATTTCACTTTTATACACATTTGAGGTGTTTACAAGTTTAATCATTTTCAGCCCGGAGGTTATGCCTGCCATTTCGGAACCTCTTCTTTATATGCTAAAGGGTTTCTCTTTCCAGATTATTCAACGGATTGATTTAATCTTTTTATCCTTATGGATTTTTATTGTTAGCACTGCAATTGTTTCTTGGTTATACATGGCAACAGCAGGTTTAGGTCACTTCTTTCACCGGGGTGAACATAAAAAAGCAGTCCCTTATGTCGTTTTCATTGTCTTTATTCTGGCTATGATTGCTCAAGATCCAGCAATTACTGACCTTTACGATCGAATGATTAAGATACTCCATTATACCTTTGTGGTTGGGCTTCCTTTGATCCTGCTCATCTTCTCATATCTTTTAAGAAAAAAGGAGGCCCAAGCCAGGTGA
- a CDS encoding ATP-binding protein gives MIMNKWMSKLSLKKMTTLLVLMSVIVSLIACATLLNLYVLERENNVVKEKLKNIGRMVAKDPRVINEVENDSSSSAIQDYTLEVMESTGVSFVVVLNNELIRKSHPDESVIGKPFSNIEDAKKSLDGSEHFSRQVGVLGEGTRFFTPIWNKEGQQVGIVCVGYVQKTINKELWNAQKNLLLGLGFGLFVGILGALYLAQQLKKILLGLEPKQIVANIKERDIIIDSVGEGIIAVTPDRKILLQNLNFTKLIKNAKFTGDNMKDGYLDKDIFSTFFCEVFTTGKSISNHVIVVNQFEFIVNIQLIYIENRIYGAVATLRDQSEMQQLIRELSGTEQYIDTLRAQNHKFMNQLHTILGLIELEKYQDVAHFIRVLNADYHREIGFVSDKVKSPAVAGFLLGKTSELKEQGVKLTIDSDSYFPNIKMGEMLHDLLLSMGILLDNAKEAMALTSIKQSTIFLHYDEEEEVILIEVKDTGIGMDEGLMERIFERGFSTKGGARGYGLDAIQSIVKQYHGLVDVQSEVGNGSIFRMEVPYKRRNIDD, from the coding sequence ATGATTATGAATAAATGGATGTCTAAATTATCATTAAAAAAAATGACGACATTACTAGTTTTAATGTCAGTCATCGTTTCGTTGATCGCATGTGCCACTCTTTTAAATTTATATGTGTTGGAACGAGAAAACAATGTTGTAAAAGAAAAATTAAAGAATATTGGTAGAATGGTTGCAAAAGATCCCCGTGTCATAAATGAGGTTGAAAATGATTCATCTAGTTCAGCTATACAGGACTACACATTGGAAGTGATGGAATCGACAGGTGTTAGCTTTGTTGTTGTGCTCAATAATGAGCTTATTCGAAAATCACATCCAGATGAAAGTGTCATAGGAAAACCTTTTTCAAATATAGAGGATGCCAAAAAATCATTAGACGGTTCTGAGCATTTTTCAAGGCAAGTTGGTGTGCTAGGAGAGGGTACGCGTTTCTTTACACCTATATGGAATAAAGAAGGCCAGCAAGTTGGAATTGTTTGTGTTGGTTATGTTCAGAAAACAATCAATAAAGAACTATGGAATGCACAGAAAAACCTGTTATTGGGATTAGGATTTGGGCTTTTTGTGGGAATATTGGGGGCACTATATTTAGCACAGCAATTAAAGAAAATTTTATTAGGACTTGAACCTAAGCAGATCGTGGCCAATATTAAGGAACGCGATATTATTATCGATTCAGTAGGTGAAGGGATCATTGCTGTTACGCCAGATCGAAAAATCCTTTTACAAAATTTAAATTTTACAAAACTCATAAAGAATGCCAAGTTTACTGGGGACAATATGAAAGATGGATATCTCGATAAAGATATCTTTTCAACGTTTTTTTGTGAAGTATTTACAACAGGAAAGTCCATTTCCAATCATGTCATTGTAGTGAATCAGTTTGAGTTCATCGTTAATATTCAGCTTATCTATATAGAGAATAGGATCTATGGAGCGGTAGCAACTTTACGTGATCAATCAGAAATGCAACAGCTTATTCGAGAGCTTAGTGGAACTGAACAATATATTGATACCCTGCGTGCTCAAAATCATAAATTTATGAATCAATTGCATACGATTTTAGGATTAATTGAATTGGAAAAATATCAAGATGTCGCTCACTTTATTCGTGTATTAAATGCTGATTATCACCGAGAGATAGGGTTTGTATCAGATAAAGTTAAAAGCCCAGCCGTTGCAGGCTTCTTACTTGGGAAAACAAGCGAGTTAAAGGAGCAAGGTGTCAAGTTAACAATAGATTCAGATTCTTATTTTCCAAATATAAAAATGGGTGAGATGCTTCATGATTTGCTTTTATCAATGGGGATCTTACTAGATAATGCCAAAGAGGCTATGGCGTTAACATCCATAAAACAATCGACGATCTTTCTTCACTATGATGAGGAGGAGGAAGTGATCTTAATTGAAGTGAAGGATACAGGAATAGGCATGGATGAAGGGTTGATGGAAAGGATTTTTGAGAGAGGTTTTTCAACAAAAGGCGGGGCTAGGGGTTATGGATTGGATGCAATTCAATCAATTGTCAAACAATATCATGGTCTAGTTGATGTACAATCAGAAGTAGGGAATGGAAGTATCTTTCGAATGGAAGTACCTTATAAACGGAGGAACATAGATGATTAA
- the lpdA gene encoding dihydrolipoyl dehydrogenase has translation MNTNELHSTDTIVIGAGPGGYVAAIRAAQLGQKVTIVEKENLGGVCLNVGCIPSKALITASHHFHQAQNLDAFGISVHKVEVDFSKVQAFKDGVVKKLTGGVGTLLKGNKVEIEKGTATFADANTVKISSSEGEKTIRFKHAIVATGSRPVELPTMKFSNRIIDSTGALNLKEIPKSLVVVGGGVIGIELAGVYANFGTKVTILEGQSDLLGGMDSQITSIVKRNMKKKGVEIFTKAFVKGAKEADQAVEVTFEINGEEKTLQADYLLVSVGRKPNTDQIGLQEIGVEIDLKGIIKTDKQCRTSVQNVYAIGDIVAGPQLAHKASYEGKVAAEAIAGEKAVVDYTCIPAVVFSEPEIAVVGLTEESAKEKGIDAKSAKFPFAVNGRAIALNQTEGFVKLITRQDNGVVIGGQIIGPSASDMIAELSLAIEAGLTAEDLALTIHAHPTLGEIVMETAEVELGHPIHIVK, from the coding sequence ATGAACACAAATGAACTTCATTCAACAGACACAATTGTAATTGGGGCTGGTCCAGGAGGATATGTGGCAGCGATTCGTGCTGCACAGCTGGGACAAAAAGTTACGATTGTTGAAAAAGAGAACCTTGGAGGGGTTTGTTTAAATGTAGGCTGTATTCCATCAAAAGCATTGATTACAGCTAGCCATCACTTTCATCAAGCTCAAAATCTAGATGCATTTGGTATTTCAGTTCATAAGGTCGAGGTAGACTTTTCAAAGGTCCAAGCTTTCAAAGATGGTGTTGTCAAAAAGTTAACAGGTGGAGTCGGAACGCTTTTAAAAGGAAATAAAGTTGAAATCGAGAAAGGTACGGCTACTTTTGCTGATGCGAATACAGTGAAGATTAGCAGCAGTGAAGGAGAAAAAACAATTCGTTTTAAACATGCGATTGTGGCAACAGGATCACGTCCAGTCGAACTGCCAACTATGAAATTTTCTAATAGAATCATTGATTCGACAGGTGCATTAAATTTAAAGGAAATTCCGAAGAGTTTAGTCGTTGTTGGCGGAGGCGTAATTGGAATCGAACTAGCTGGAGTCTATGCTAATTTCGGTACAAAAGTAACAATTTTAGAGGGACAGAGTGATCTACTGGGTGGAATGGATAGTCAGATTACTTCTATTGTGAAGCGTAACATGAAGAAAAAAGGTGTTGAGATCTTTACAAAAGCTTTCGTAAAAGGTGCGAAAGAGGCAGATCAAGCAGTAGAGGTTACGTTTGAAATAAATGGAGAAGAAAAAACATTGCAAGCAGATTATCTACTTGTGAGCGTTGGAAGAAAACCGAATACAGATCAAATCGGTTTACAAGAAATTGGTGTAGAAATCGATCTTAAAGGAATCATAAAAACGGACAAGCAATGCAGAACTTCCGTACAAAATGTTTATGCAATCGGGGACATTGTAGCTGGACCGCAGCTTGCCCACAAAGCTTCCTATGAAGGGAAAGTGGCTGCTGAAGCGATTGCGGGAGAAAAGGCAGTTGTGGATTATACTTGTATACCAGCTGTTGTATTCTCAGAACCAGAAATAGCGGTTGTCGGTCTTACGGAAGAGAGTGCGAAAGAAAAAGGAATTGATGCTAAGAGTGCGAAATTCCCATTTGCAGTTAATGGAAGAGCGATTGCCCTCAACCAAACAGAAGGCTTCGTTAAACTGATTACACGACAAGATAATGGAGTTGTCATTGGAGGACAAATTATTGGACCGAGTGCTTCAGATATGATTGCTGAGCTTTCATTAGCGATTGAAGCAGGATTAACAGCTGAAGATTTGGCCTTAACCATTCATGCCCACCCAACTCTAGGGGAAATTGTAATGGAAACAGCAGAAGTCGAGCTTGGACACCCTATCCACATTGTAAAATGA
- a CDS encoding AEC family transporter: MNMFEIIQTTLTDKNIQSAITSTIFIILLGFFCRKKGIFNDQIGKMLSKVVLTVALPAMAFTSFLMDIDQKTLSEGMNILIWGLLIYIILIFVSKPMYLKYKGDKQDTLRVLTIFGSTTFFGIPIVGAIYGPEGVLYASIFNIGYRIFLYSYGYIKMSGLKMEAKNIKEMFLNPIVIATFLGLFIWMFQGYLPQVAVAAADGTISNFGFLRIDQTAVWLYKPMTYLSGLASPLAWLSIGATLGAVNFKTAITDRTSLFYSVNKIVFVPIINIVILAILSLTGILPMSAVSLGVIVIMMATPTATVAAAYAISFDKDALLASNASLLSTITAVVMIPIWIVAINLISSTGIFG, encoded by the coding sequence ATGAATATGTTTGAAATTATTCAGACAACGCTTACTGACAAGAATATTCAAAGTGCCATTACTTCAACAATCTTTATTATTCTACTAGGCTTCTTTTGTCGTAAAAAAGGCATTTTTAATGATCAGATTGGAAAAATGCTATCAAAGGTCGTATTAACCGTTGCATTACCTGCTATGGCCTTCACATCCTTTTTGATGGATATTGATCAAAAAACTTTATCTGAAGGAATGAACATTTTAATTTGGGGACTACTTATTTACATTATTTTAATTTTTGTATCTAAACCTATGTATCTTAAATATAAAGGGGACAAGCAAGATACCTTGCGTGTTTTAACCATTTTTGGTTCAACAACCTTCTTTGGTATTCCTATTGTAGGTGCTATATACGGACCTGAGGGTGTTCTGTACGCGTCCATTTTTAATATTGGATATCGAATTTTTCTATATTCCTATGGTTATATCAAAATGAGTGGACTAAAAATGGAAGCAAAAAATATAAAAGAAATGTTTTTAAATCCTATTGTCATTGCTACCTTTCTAGGACTATTCATTTGGATGTTCCAAGGCTATCTGCCTCAAGTGGCCGTTGCAGCTGCTGATGGAACAATATCCAATTTTGGATTTTTACGAATCGACCAGACTGCCGTTTGGTTATATAAACCTATGACTTATTTATCTGGACTCGCTTCACCACTTGCTTGGCTTTCTATCGGAGCAACACTCGGTGCTGTCAATTTCAAAACAGCTATAACAGATCGTACATCTTTATTCTACAGTGTAAACAAAATTGTATTCGTTCCTATTATCAATATTGTTATTCTCGCGATTCTATCACTAACAGGAATTCTGCCGATGAGTGCTGTTAGCTTAGGGGTTATTGTCATTATGATGGCGACACCAACTGCTACTGTAGCAGCTGCCTATGCAATTAGTTTTGATAAGGATGCACTTCTTGCTTCTAATGCGTCTTTGCTTTCAACGATCACTGCCGTTGTGATGATTCCAATATGGATTGTCGCCATTAATTTAATTAGTAGTACAGGAATATTTGGATAA